In Megalopta genalis isolate 19385.01 chromosome 16, iyMegGena1_principal, whole genome shotgun sequence, the following are encoded in one genomic region:
- the HemK1 gene encoding hemK methyltransferase 1, producing MNIATMLHGCIWSARTFAEIAKITTRLHFTKTTKRITFCCWSRRLCTVNAQCSTIGEIIEQWSHRFSKEGVPEPVESIEHIVANVIGTKKIIDLVNVRNEKLTSDQCQKLESMCECRLSRMPIQYIIGEWDFRDITLKLVPPIFIPRPETEILVDFVLKRIDTLQRIEQKVLEVGCGSGAISLAIARANKTVTCIAVDANLQACELSVQNRNQLGLENQVLIAHAKLEDDGKMQYSNVLSGPKDLDLNLQIFDIIVSNPPYVPTNQISKLSPEIKIYEDLLAIDGGEDGLKVIKPLLKYAAEVLKPGGRVLLEVDSTHPEYIKFFTEKYSMLQLQYEHTYKDFYNNDRFVELSKIS from the exons atgaatattgccACAATGTTGCATGGATGTATTTGGAGTGCCCGTACTTTCGCAGAAATCGCCAAAATTACAACACGTTTACATTTTACTAAAACAACCAAAAGGATCACATTTTGTTGTTGGTCGCGTCGCCTGTGTACAGTAAATGCACAGTGCTCCACCATCGGTGAAATTATCGAACAATGGAGCCACCGGTTTAGTAAGGAAGGTGTTCCAGAACCCGTTGAATCGATCGAGCACATTGTTGCAAATGTCATAGGTACTAAAAAG ataatagATCTCGTAAATGTACGAAATGAGAAGCTTACGTCGGACCAATGTCAAAAGCTGGAATCGATGTGCGAATGCCGGTTATCTAG AATGCCTATTCAATACATAATAGGGGAATGGGATTTTCGTGATATTACTCTAAAATTAGTTCCACCAATTTTTATTCCACGGCCAGAGACCGAGATTCTAGTTGATTTTGTGCTCAAGAGAATAGACACTTTGCAAAGAATAGAACAGAAAGTTTTAGAAGTCGGATGCGGTTCTGGTGCGATATCCCTCGCGATAGCTCGTGCCAATAAAACA GTAACATGTATAGCAGTAGACGCGAATCTACAAGCTTGCGAACTATCCGTGCAAAATCGAAATCAACTGGGTTTAGAAAATCAGGTTTTAATTGCACATGCCAAACTCGAGGACGACGGAAAGATGCAGTATTCGAATGTATTAAGTGGACCTAAAGATCTTGAtctaaatttacaaatttttgacATTATCGTTAGCAATCCTCCATACGTACCTACCAAtcaaatatcaaaattatctccAGAGATAAAAAT ttacgAAGATTTATTGGCGATCGATGGAGGAGAAGATGGTTTAAAAGTAATCAAGCCTTTATTAAAGTATGCTGCAGAAGTTTTAAAACCTGGAGGACGTGTACTTTTGGAGGTTGACTCTACTCACCCCGAATATAtcaaattttttactgaaaaataCTCGATGCTTCAGCTGCAGTACGAACATACGTACAAAGATTTTTATAATAACGATCGATTTGTCGAGTTATCAAAAATATCATag